The following proteins are co-located in the Plasmodium brasilianum strain Bolivian I chromosome 11, whole genome shotgun sequence genome:
- a CDS encoding RAP protein yields the protein MITTKKEVCSLWNKFLHRSYLTPFHCLNSNRVVKCVRYDSFSSSTTSLNRTVDIYEQHVCSIEELKRCLFIERVSEYMFKKIIHKAKIDSKNDSNVTIEDMLLVLVVFNKNYPYFKDEYPEEFYHNICVNILSRIKLKIHYLYTSKMVIYTMNILTNLKLVDNIILDSYMNKCSYFILNEEYEIYDLVHFISIFSNIHIMKQESKFKKLKPFNWSLIKTICDKLTYNFDHLFMLYKDNTYSYKLRKEIKERMKMIRSDLSNKALNKLRNEASEDKNHCTHGIPSVGSSEPGKQSLFNISNGNSSRFGCSSMFEDESPHTLKTLLLISKSLRDLKYVHVSLLNEVMNKLKKDLLHTNEPYINISSHVTNKIFYIMQCFLFLQLEYHMFYKSILNVFQNHLKRLNNLVVVFFLLAKNKLFPSKTIHIFDSIFIEKVNNGLYDSTQLITLLESYAMHKYRETTLINCILFYLIPQNGSLERGQEELHVQIRKNNMCGHFSHCRDREADADRVVGGGEYHNTTQNADLYDHYEKGGSPRKGNNMDPLDCIMEDTTEIKSGKKIYSSGNITDGDTHTCSINDNYKDRLNGTSGISDIGSIGRIDDIGRIDDIGRIDGIGRIDGIGRIDGNQGAGLTNPSSSGHAHSCSKQYAPLDLSESIRVLYSLFKLDIYEEKLTSQICNSLNDRTIHVISYKLLIKLLLCLCYFSIDNVNIYNLMLKNLIKYDIILDSIYLTQLQICELALRTQHVPNVYHKLDIECKEYINCIRNKIKEIEYHIKSDLQENVKQILLTFNLCAEEEVSIGPYNVDFVEEDKAVFYFAKDYISTTIEKKKKINCSSSTPGYTYDTNCFSQNLKSEGNPQKGSTPLNQTGSTTLGQTRESYISQNGEQLRMDRESSSTPPKGVHNRQQIEENKIIIEVDGEHHFYKNTKSYTSFSKLKHKLLNDLGYTVINIPYFVWALLKTDLHKKAYIKKLLSDKTNFHLRQILSLNQSNEPLSKSQVSQINQTVQQSKSKTNFLIDIAKYRKKNKLKFLKKKIKNV from the coding sequence ATGATTACTACGAAAAAAGAGGTTTGTTCGTTGTGGAACAAATTCCTCCACAGAAGCTACCTCACCCCATTCCATTGTTTAAACAGTAACCGAGTTGTGAAATGTGTAAGATATGACTCCTTTAGTAGTTCTACAACTAGCTTAAACAGAACTGtggatatatatgaacaacaTGTTTGCAGTATAGAAGAGCTAAAAAGatgtttatttattgaaaGAGTAAgtgaatatatgtttaaaaaaataattcataaagCAAAAATAGATAGTAAGAATGATAGCAATGTAACTATTGAGGATATGCTATTAGTACTAGTAgtgtttaataaaaattatccaTATTTTAAGGATGAATACCCAGAAGAgttttatcataatatatgTGTGAACATACTAagtagaataaaattaaaaattcattatttatatactagCAAAATGGTAATATACACAATGAATATTCTAACCAATTTAAAATTAGTTGacaatattatattagaTTCATATATGAATAAGTGTTCatactttatattaaatgaagaatACGAAATTTATGACcttgttcattttatttcgATATTCagtaatatacatattatgaaACAAGAAtccaaatttaaaaagttaaagCCTTTCAACTGGTCTTTAATAAAAACCATATGTGATAAGTTAACTTATAATTTTGACCATTTATTTATGCTGTACAAGGATAATACTTATTCGTACAAGTTGAGGAAAGAAATTAAGGAACGTATGAAAATGATTAGAAGTGATCTGAGTAATAAGGCGCTTAATAAACTTCGTAATGAAGCGAGTGAGGATAAAAACCACTGTACGCATGGGATCCCTTCCGTGGGATCTTCTGAACCTGGAAAGCAAAGCTTGTTCAACATTAGCAATGGCAATAGTAGCCGTTTTGGATGCTCATCAATGTTTGAGGATGAGTCTCCGCACACACTAAAGACGCTTCTGCTCATCAGCAAAAGCTTAAGAGATTTGAAATATGTTCATGTGAGTTTATTAAACGAAGTTATGAATAAACTAAAAAAGGATTTACTACATACGAACGAaccatatattaatataagtaGCCATGTAaccaataaaatattttatatcatgcaatgctttttatttttgcaattGGAGTatcatatgttttataaaagcatcttaaatgtatttcagaatcatttaaaaagattaaaCAATTTAGtagttgttttttttttattagcaaaaaataaattattcccTTCTAAAactattcatatatttgattcaatttttatagaaaagGTCAATAATGGACTTTATGATTCGACACAACTCATTACCCTTTTAGAGTCATATgcaatgcataaatatagaGAAACTACTCTAATTAAttgtatacttttttatttgattccGCAAAATGGGTCCTTGGAAAGGGGACAAGAAGAATTACATGTTCAGATTAGGAAGAACAACATGTGTGGTCACTTCTCCCATTGTAGGGATAGAGAAGCAGATGCAGATAGAGTTGTTGGTGGAGGAGAGTACCACAATACGACGCAAAATGCAGACTTGTATGATCATTATGAAAAAGGAGGTTCACCCAGAAAGGGAAATAATATGGACCCGTTAGACTGCATAATGGAGGATACTACTGAAATTAAGAGcggcaaaaaaatatatagtagtGGAAATATCACTGATGGTGATACACACACATGTAgtataaatgataattataagGACAGATTAAATGGAACAAGTGGAATCAGTGATATTGGCAGTATTGGTAGAATTGACGATATTGGTAGAATTGACGATATTGGTAGAATTGACGGTATTGGTAGAATTGACGGTATTGGTAGAATTGACGGTAATCAAGGAGCAGGGCTTACAAATCCCAGCAGTTCTGGTCATGCCCACAGCTGCAGTAAACAGTACGCTCCACTCGACCTGAGTGAGAGCATAAGAGTGCTCTATAGCCTGTTCAAATTAGACATTTATGAAGAAAAGCTAACAAGTCAAATATGCAATTCATTGAACGATCGAACTATACATGTTATAAGCTACAAGttgttaattaaattattactatGCTTATGTTACTTTTCAATtgataatgtaaatatatataatttaatgcttaaaaatttaataaaatatgatataatcTTAGATAGCATATATTTAACACAATTACAAATATGCGAACTTGCACTTAGGACTCAACATGTACCTAATGTATACCATAAATTAGATATTGAAtgtaaagaatatattaattgtataagaaataaaattaaagaaatagAGTATCATATTAAATCAGACCTACAAGAGAATGTAAAACAGATCCTTTTgacttttaatttatgtgcAGAAGAGGAAGTATCCATTGGACCTTATAATGTCGACTTTGTTGAAGAGGATAAAgctgttttttattttgcaaaaGATTATATCTCAACaacaatagaaaaaaaaaaaaaaataaattgtagCAGTAGTACACCTGGTTATACATATGACACAAACTGCTTCTCGCAAAATTTGAAAAGTGAAGGAAACCCACAAAAAGGTAGTACTCCATTGAATCAAACGGGTAGTACTACATTGGGACAAACACGCGAAAGTTACATATCACAGAATGGTGAGCAACTTAGGATGGATAGAGAAAGTAGTAGTACTCCCCCCAAAGGGGTACACAATCGACAACAAATTGAAGAGAACAAAATAATCATAGAAGTAGATGGTGAACaccatttttataaaaacacaAAATCGTACACatctttttcaaaattaaaacataagCTGCTAAATGATTTGGGCTATACTGTCATTAATATACCATATTTTGTTTGGGCTTTATTAAAAACAGATTTACACAAAAAAgcttatattaaaaaattattatcagATAAGactaattttcatttaagaCAAATTCTATCACTTAATCAAAGTAATGAACCATTAAGTAAAAGTCAAGTTTCTCAAATAAACCAAACTGTACAACAGTCCAAGAGTAAAACAAACTTTTTGATAGACATTGcgaaatatagaaaaaaaaataagctgaaatttttaaaaaagaaaatcaaAAATGTGTAA
- a CDS encoding DNA replication licensing factor MCM6, whose translation MSVMFNESEMSGLDAHSAFGNNETSTYQKKRKYDESSNLSINDLVGEEEEEDDEDEEEEPSYVQDENMAKVFEKFLKTFTEKKSKKRRPVRRGGMTSDNTRIENKADEHEHNDDDNNNDNENDDNDGDDDDDNDSVWKDNLNFDFPSSLEIAKDAHYVLLLFSILQNSYSRNKVLVVDMKHVLMWEPTNKNNFDIGSQLYMYIKRHFLRILDIFEQKVQLLAESINPIKTREVGKLCLRFYNKKNPIHSLRSLRCEMLGEMISVRGQVTRTSDVRPELTLASFKCNECGNIINGVKQQFRYTQPSKCPSASCSNMYDWSLVLEQSYFVDWQKIRLQEIAQESPPGSMPRNMDVILRNDIVDSVHAGDRIIVTGCLIVVPDIPTLMKPGDIPRSVARQMLRKNENSLVSQGLTGIKGVGVQDLNHKLCIYGCQIEKLNNSKKDNNSFDEQTQIDINCEEILNCDDLKWLRDIAMHPNTIDILAECIAPKIWGNIEIKKGALLMMTGGVQKITSNCKLRGDINMCIVGDPGTAKSEILKYVESFAPRAIFTSGKGSTAAGLTAAVHRDPDQGDTVLEAGALMYADQGICCIDEFDKMDEKDRVAIHEAMEQQTISITKAGIQATLNARASVLAACNPKYGRYDSLKTFAQNVNIPAPLLSRFDLFYTMLDSIDIDKDTNIANHLVSMHCGEEAEKHLKATAGKLDNIKLEIYLELSKRVKPLLTDEAKYKLIHYYVSFRNIEYSPGAQRSMRMTVRQLESLIRLSEAVAKLKFSHFVDIKHVEIACAIFKASMKKISNEKEINLEEEFYKVNKSLMGNRNNKWDEQQVDNNHMNTSINSNRNGINNTARSSNTNEDNVEQSRKVTTIKASEYQYISAIIFEIIKEYEFNNNNECITQDQLIESYLQVYAKAESTEQVDEWVYKLKKIIQRLINQDMKLLSETNEHDNENVILRIHPNYAGTIADGVASNKNTYGYNTFKNYQTDDKIDEDDLDFQEDIDNF comes from the coding sequence atgtcTGTTATGTTTAACGAGAGTGAAATGTCTGGACTTGATGCCCACAGTGCTTTTGGAAATAATGAAACGTCAacatatcaaaaaaaaaggaaatatgaTGAGAGCTCTAATTTAAGTATTAACGATTTAGTGGgtgaagaagaggaagaggaTGATGAGGATGAGGAGGAGGAACCATCATATGTTCAAGATGAAAATATGGCAAAAGTTTtcgaaaaatttttaaaaacatttactgaaaaaaagagtaaaaaaagACGTCCCGTTCGTAGAGGTGGAATGACCAGCGATAATACTAGGATAGAGAACAAGGCGGATGAGCATGAGCATAacgatgatgataataataatgataacgaaaatgatgataatgatgGTGATGATGATGACGATAATGATAGTGTGTGGAAGGACAACCTAAATTTTGATTTTCCAAGTTCACTGGAAATAGCAAAAGATGCTCATTatgtattacttttattttcaattttgcaaaattcGTATTCAAGAAATAAGGTATTAGTTGTTGATATGAAACATGTGTTAATGTGGGAGCcaactaataaaaataactttgATATAGGAAGccaattatatatgtatataaaaagacATTTTTTAAGAATCTTAGATATATTTGAACAAAAAGTACAATTATTAGCAGAAAGCATTAATCCAATTAAGACTAGAGAAGTGGGTAAACTTTGTTTacgtttttataataaaaagaatccAATTCATTCGTTAAGAAGTTTAAGATGTGAAATGTTAGGTGAAATGATTAGTGTTAGAGGTCAAGTTACAAGGACATCAGATGTTAGACCAGAATTAACTTTAGCTTCTTTTAAATGTAATGAATGTggtaatataattaatggAGTTAAACAACAATTCCGATATACTCAACCAAGTAAATGCCCTTCAGCTAGCTGTAGTAATATGTATGATTGGTCTTTAGTTTTAGAACAATCTTACTTTGTGGATTGGCAAAAAATAAGATTACAAGAAATAGCTCAAGAAAGTCCACCAGGTTCTATGCCTAGAAATATGGATGTCATTCTAAGGAATGATATAGTTGATTCTGTTCATGCAGGAGATCGTATAATCGTTACGGGATGTTTAATTGTTGTACCTGATATACCAACATTAATGAAACCAGGTGATATACCTAGAAGTGTAGCTAGACAGATGttaaggaaaaatgaaaattcatTAGTATCTCAAGGGTTAACAGGTATTAAAGGAGTAGGTGTTCAAGACTTAAAtcataaattatgtatatatggatgtcaaattgaaaaattaaataattcgAAAAAGGATAATAACTCGTTTGATGAACAAACACAAATAGATATAAATTGTGAAGAAATCTTAAATTGTGATGACTTGAAATGGTTAAGAGATATAGCGATGCATCCAAATACTATTGATATATTAGCAGAATGTATTGCTCCAAAAATTTGGGgaaatattgaaataaaaaaaggtgcATTATTAATGATGACGGGAGGTGTTCAAAAAATAACATCTAACTGTAAATTAAGAGgagatataaatatgtgtattgTTGGTGATCCAGGTACAGCGAAGagtgaaatattaaaatatgtagaaAGTTTTGCACCTAGAGCAATATTTACATCAGGGAAAGGTTCAACAGCTGCTGGTTTAACTGCAGCAGTACACAGAGATCCAGATCAAGGTGATACAGTCTTAGAAGCAGGTGCATTGATGTATGCTGATCAAGGTATTTGCTGTATAGACGAATTTGACAAAATGGATGAAAAAGATAGAGTAGCAATTCATGAAGCCATGGAACAACAAACCATTTCTATAACAAAAGCAGGTATACAAGCTACGTTAAACGCAAGAGCATCTGTTCTTGCTGCATGTAATCCAAAATATGGTAGATATGATTCGTTAAAAACATTTGCTCAGAATGTGAATATACCAGCTCCCTTATTGTCTcgttttgatttattttacacCATGTTGGATAGTATTGATATTGACAAGGACACAAACATAGCTAATCATTTAGTTTCCATGCACTGTGGTGAAGAAGCggaaaaacatttaaaagcAACTGCAGGAAAATTAGACAATATTAAAttggaaatatatttagagCTTAGTAAACGAGTCAAACCATTGTTAACTGAtgaagcaaaatataaattaatacattattatgtatCTTTTAGAAATATCGAGTATTCTCCTGGTGCACAACGATCTATGCGGATGACAGTACGTCAACTAGAGTCTCTTATTCGGTTAAGTGAAGCTGTAGCTAAGTTAAAGTTTTCTCATTTTGTTGATATAAAACATGTAGAAATTGCTTGTGCTATTTTTAAGGCTTCTATGAAAAAGATAtcaaatgaaaaggaaataaatcTTGAGGAGGAATTTTATAAGGTGAACAAGTCACTCATGGGCAATAGGAATAACAAATGGGATGAACAACAAGTTGATAATAATCATATGAATACTAGCATAAATAGTAATAGGAATGGTATTAATAACACTGCGCGTAGTAGTAATACTAATGAAGATAATGTGGAACAAAGCAGAAAAGTTACTACCATAAAAGCAAGTGAATACCAATACATATCAGCTatcatttttgaaataattaaagaatatgaatttaataataataatgaatgtATCACGCAAGACCAACTTATCGAGTCATATTTACAAGTTTACGCAAAAGCAGAATCTACTGAACAAGTAGATGAATGGGtctacaaattaaaaaaaattattcaaagaTTAATTAATCAAgatatgaaattattatcaGAAACAAATGAACACGATAATGAAAACGTCATCTTACGTATTCATCCCAACTATGCTGGTACCATTGCAGATGGGGTTGCTTCCAACAAAAACACCTATGGGTATAACACGTTTAAGAATTATCAAACAGACGATAAAATTGATGAGGACGACTTGGACTTCCAGGAGGACATCGACAACTTTTGA